In Glandiceps talaboti chromosome 16, keGlaTala1.1, whole genome shotgun sequence, a single window of DNA contains:
- the LOC144447503 gene encoding translin-associated factor X-interacting protein 1-like has protein sequence MSARAVAKLPPIGSNPTQGAGISARNVEQYHGLNGPSYQISSERQKYNLPQPHILKAYVDTKSGALDTWPAHASNQAVSNNSQRPRSQERQLVPVNDDIHQVSKAKPKFLEQLEAFLQKELRALDSIEFGPSELRLQAYREVFEYLIEDFKTYKPLLSSIKTEYEMMLAYQREQIRQLEPLRSMLVTVSEQCDQKIMALRNEERGEMADLKRENRRLLERIDTMKDEQLSLKEQIEQLQGEVESEYHKYRDECDARKLLVADINDLRYQQEDYQKSQSGMQEGEEEKEDPVLLKIALKKAREDLSAATLRLNEMIANYGDVVPRRDFESLEKNYQTFQEEMETMQGDHRQLMTEHDTLLEVHKQVLSQRDEFYQELEQLKRSATPRPFWEKCAQHLEGGDDRWKELSNGKTSDELVDVLLAEIVGGDLSGSDLFEGRGLGEDVPKYLRFEGKVKNRKLGKRDVALLIKDVWREKITYDSEKNEGKRSKMQDFLYDYLLRRFGMEEMVIEWGYNLLDAVQRFESDDRIGLFHGILTGQIDEEIYHSQMQTLAKLIQALTKADAEAGNQGTLSKADFEKVLTEFFHLKSEETVAGLVTTATEELKLEEGSETINYQDLFTEDDEGRSGPFINKIREQDKEERLQYIDDIEKELGGKEEIKMQELRIAVSIIDPLIEKNPLLSLLGCAFNVDKDKLDQAEPTEVNIILERLRNSSIQRAGQPDLVGVN, from the exons ATGTCAGCAAGAGCAGTTGCAAAGCTTCCACCGATTGGAAG TAATCCTACCCAGGGTGCAGGGATATCAGCACGTAACGTAGAACAATACCATGGTCTGAATGGACCCAGTTACCAGATCTcatcagaaagacaaaaatacaatttaccaCAACCGCATATCCTAAAG GCATATGTTGATACCAAATCAGGAGCCTTAGACACATGGCCAGCACATGCCTCCAACCAAGCCGTCAGCAACAATTCACAAAGACCTAGATCTCAGGAGAGACAGTTAGTACCAGTCAACGATGATATCCACCAAGTCAGCAAAGCTAAACCAAAGTTCTTAGAACAACTAGAAGCCTTCCTTCAAAAAGAGTTACGTGCACTAGATAGTATTGAATTTGGACCAAGTGAATTACGGTTACAG GCTTACAGGGAAGTATTTGAGTACCTGATTGAAGACTTCAAAACATACAAACCACTGCTTTCATCTATCAAGACAGAATATGAAATGATGTTAGCATATCAAAGAGAACAAATCAGACAACTAGAACCTCTCAGA TCAATGCTAGTGACTGTATCTGAACAGTGTGATCAGAAAATAATGGCATTACGTAATGAAGAAAGAGGAGAGATGGCCGACTTGAAAAGAGAAAATAGACGTCTTCTTGAAAGAATCGACACAATGAAAGATGAGCAGTTATCTCTCAAAGAACAGATAGAACAG TTACAAGGTGAGGTGGAATCAGAGTACCATAAATACCGTGATGAATGTGATGCTAGGAAACTATTGGTAGCTGACATCAATGACTTGAGATATCAACAAGAagattaccaaaaatcacaaagTGGTATGCAAGAAGGTGAAGAAGAAAAGGAAGATCCAGTACTCCTTAAGATAGCACTCAA GAAAGCACGTGAAGATTTGTCAGCTGCCACTCTAAGACTCAATGAAATGATTGCTAACTATGGTGATGTGGTACCTAGACGAGATTTTGAGTCTTTAGAGAAAAATTATCAG ACTTTCCAAGAAGAGATGGAGACAATGCAAGGTGACCACAGACAGTTGATGACAGAACATGA CACACTACTAGAGGTACACAAGCAAGTTTTATCGCAAAGAGATGAATTTTACCAAGAGTTGGAACAACTGAAACGATCTGCCACACCCAG ACCATTCTGGGAGAAATGTGCTCAGCACTTGGAAGGTGGTGATGATAGATGGAAAGAACTTTCTAATGGTAAAACAAGTGATGAATTGGTAGATGTATTACTGGCAGAGATTGTAGGGGGTGATTTGAGTGGAAGTGACTTATTTGAAGGACGT GGCTTGGGTGAAGATGTTCCCAAGTATCTTAGGTTCGAAGGTAAAGTGAAAAACAGGAAACTAGGTAAACGAGATGTGGCATTATTAATCAAAGATGTATGGAGGGAAAAAATTACATACGATTCAGAG AAAAATGAAGGCAAGAGAAGCAAGATGCAAGACTTCCTGTACGATTATCTGTTACGGCGATTTGGAATGGAAGAGATGGTGATAGAGTGGGGTTATAATCTACTAGATGCTGTACAACGATTTGAGAGTGATGACAGGATAGGACTGTTCCATGGTATTCTAACAGGACAG ATTGATGAGGAAATCTATCATAGTCAAATGCAAACCCTGGCTAAACTGATCCAAGCTTTAACCAAGGCCGATGCTGAAGCTGGCAATCAG GGCACACTCAGCAAAGCTGATTTTGAAAAAGTATTAACAGAATTTTTCCACCTGAAATCGGAAGAAACTGTGGCAGGTTTGGTGACTACAGCAACAGAAGAGTTGAAACTTGAAGAGGGTAGTGAGACAATTAACTACCAGGATCTCTTTACTGAG GACGATGAAGGTAGAAGTGGACCGTTTATCAACAAGATAAGGGAACAGGATAAAGAAGAAAGGCTTCAATATATCGATGATATTGAGAAGGAACTTGGAGGCAAAGA GGAAATCAAGATGCAAGAACTTCGTATAGCTGTCAGTATTATAGATCCTCTGATAGAGAAGAACCCATTGCTGAGTTTATTGGGGTGTGCATTCAATGTTGACAAAGACAAACTTGATCAGGCGGAGCCCACGGAGGTTAATATTATCCTGGAAAGATTACGAAATAGTTCCATACAACGAGCTGGACAACCTGACTTGGTGGGAGTTAATTAA
- the LOC144447315 gene encoding leucine zipper transcription factor-like protein 1 → MANLGLNEHHHQTVLNYMRFSRYKRGQNIRVVDGCFEDLKDSRLTEDTFTVDEVSEMLDGLEAVVRGEVELELINTSHTNVLLLRQLFQQAEKWHLKLQADISELENRELIELIQDIEEREFSGKPSGKPNFDMKKLSPLESGGAELLQQEIERLNEENEKLRDRLRSVEARATGALHDKSRLESDLQRTQDELRDAHGRPIGDRSGEFADLEGKMSRVKMEMEKNLQSSASAQDKLSGDLTDTKHRLLEIQEQLEMAERELEKKFSQTGAYKNMKKMLEKKNEQIKDLRRRLRKYEPDD, encoded by the exons ATG GCAAATCTAGGACTGAATGAACACCATCATCAAACAGTGTTAAATTACATGAGATTTTCCCGATACAAACGGGGACAGAACATACGAGTTGTAGATGGATGTTTTGAAGATCTCAAAGATAGCAG ACTGACAGAAGACACTTTCACTGTAGATGAGGTCAGTGAAATGTTAGACGgtttggaagctgttgtcagaggTGAGGTCGAGTTGGAACTCATCaacacatcacatacaaatgtacttctcCTACGACAGCTATTCCAACAGGCTGAAAAATGGCATCTCAAACTACAAGCTGATATATCAGAATTAGAAAATAG AGAATTAATAGAATTAATCCAAGATATTGAAGAAAGAGAGTTTTCTGGCAAACCT TCAGGAAAACCTAATTTTGACATGAAGAAGTTGTCACCACTGGAATCTGGTGGAGCTGAGTTACTACAACAAGAAATTGAAAGACTTAATGAAGAAAATGAGAAATTGAGAGATAGACTCCGATCTGTAGAAGCTAGA GCTACTGGCGCCTTACATGACAAATCTAGACTTGAATCTGATCTTCAAAGAACACAAGATGAGCTGAGAGATGCACATGGAAGACCTATTGGTGATAGAAGTGGAGAATTTGCTGACTTGGAAGGCAAAATGTCAAGAGTCAAGATGGAAATGGAAAAG AACTTACAAAGTAGTGCAAGTGCTCAAGATAAGTTGTCAGGTGATCTGACAGACACAAAACATAGGCTGCTGGAAATACAAGAACAACTAGAAATGGCAGAAAGG GAGTTGGAGAAGAAGTTTAGTCAAACAGGAGCCTACAAGAACATGAAGAAAATGTTGGAGAAAAAGAATGAACAAATAAAGGACTTGAGAAGACGACTACGTAAATATGAACCAGATGATTAG